In the genome of Phaseolus vulgaris cultivar G19833 unplaced genomic scaffold, P. vulgaris v2.0 scaffold_14, whole genome shotgun sequence, one region contains:
- the LOC137816945 gene encoding probable aquaporin TIP-type alpha — translation MATTRRYEFGMNEASHPDSMRATMAEFFSTCIFVFVGEGSVLALNHIYKEPGSSATELVVVAVAHAFALFAAISISAHVSGGHVNPAVTFGALLGGRISVLKALYYWIAQILGSIVAALLLRLVTNNMRPEGFGLSSGVGAVHGLILEISLTFGLMYTVYATAIDPKRGAISTIAPLAIALVVGANILAGGPFDGACMNPARAFGPALVGWRWQYHWIFWVGPLLGAALAAVLYEFVLVPIEPPHHQPLPAEDY, via the exons ATGGCAACAACCAGAAGATATGAGTTTGGAATGAACGAGGCTAGCCATCCAGACTCAATGAGAGCCACCATGGCTGAATTCTTCTCCACTTGCATCTTTGTCTTTGTTGGAGAAGGCTCAGTCCTTGCTTTGA ATCATATTTACAAGGAACCGGGGTCATCAGCAACTGAGCTAGTGGTAGTTGCAGTGGCTCATGCCTTTGCTCTATTTGCTGCTATTTCTATCAGTGCTCATGTTTCTGGTGGACACGTGAACCCTGCTGTCACTTTTGGTGCTCTTCTTGGTGGAAGGATCTCTGTCCTTAAAGCCCTCTACTATTGGATTGCTCAAATCCTTGGTTCTATTGTTGCTGCTCTCTTGTTGAGGCTTGTCACTAACAACATG AGACCAGAGGGGTTCGGTTTATCAAGTGGGGTTGGAGCTGTTCATGGTCTTATACTTGAAATTAGCCTTACATTTGGTCTGATGTACACTGTCTATGCCACTGCTATTGATCCTAAAAGGGGTGCAATTAGCACAATTGCACCTTTAGCCATTGCACTGGTGGTAGGGGCAAACATCCTGGCTGGTGGGCCTTTTGATGGGGCATGCATGAATCCTGCTCGGGCTTTCGGGCCTGCATTGGTGGGCTGGAGGTGGCAGTACCACTGGATCTTCTGGGTGGGCCCATTACTTGGGGCAGCCTTAGCAGCAGTCCTGTATGAATTTGTTTTGGTCCCAATTGAGCCTCCTCATCACCAACCTTTGCCTGCTGAAGATTACTAG